A stretch of the Nicotiana tabacum cultivar K326 chromosome 6, ASM71507v2, whole genome shotgun sequence genome encodes the following:
- the LOC142182201 gene encoding uncharacterized protein LOC142182201 gives MLVTKQFNGTCFGAWRRGIIIALSAKKKIDFINDPDISQSVIYSKTTKGLWDDLNQRYGQSNGARMYEVQKDLSSVSQGSHVSEYFNKVKRFWDEMEFLNTESYCVCECNCGGKHKMIKRDQNLKLMQLLMSLNKIFNNARGNILMMEPLPDVSKAYSLVIQDEKQRDSGATDHMTSNKTLPTNVVNLPIPILVTLPNGYKVKGFSLKKPLGLGKMAEGLYLLNSNTLNSTES, from the exons ATGTTAGTTACTAAACAGTTTAACGGGACATGTTTTGGTGCTTGGAGGAGGGGAATTATTATCGCACTTTCTGCAAAGAAGAAAATAGATTTTATCAATG ATCCAGACATTTCTCAAAGTGTCATATATTCTAAAACTACCAAAGGACTTTGGGATGATTTGAACCAACGTTATGGTCAATCCAATGGTGCTCGTATGTATGAAGTTCAAAAGGATCTGAGTTCAGTTTCCCAGGGTTCTCATGTGAGTGAGTATTTCAACAAGGTTAAGAGATTTTGGGATGAGATGGAGTTTTTAAACACTGAATCTTACTGTGTTTGTGAATGCAATTGTGGGGGTAAACATAAGATGATAAAGAGGGACCAAAACTTGAAGTTAATGCAGCTTTTAATGAGCTTAAATAAAATCTTCAATAATGCTAGAGGAAACATCTTAATGATGGAGCCACTGCCTGATGTGAGCAAAGCTTATTCTTTGGTTATCCAGGATGAGAAACAAAGAG ACTCTGGAGCAACAGACCATATGACCTCCAATAAAACTTTGCCTACTAATGTCGTTAACTTACCAATTCCTATTCTTGTTACTTTGCCGAATGGATACAAAGTTAAA GGCTTTTCTCTAAAGAAGCCATTGGGACTTGGTAAAATGGCTGAAGGGCTCTACTTGCTCAACTCCAACACTCTCAATTCCACAGAATCATAG
- the LOC107785748 gene encoding HIPL1 protein-like codes for MGGSYFLIILLLNFLQLLYPSVSLPLCTDSRAPFPQKTPLTFCSYNGTSCCNSGDDKQLKTRFDAMNISDSGCASLVKSILCAKCDQFSADLFSTSSAPRQLPILCNSTNTANSKQTRQVTDDFCSKVWTTCQNVSIMNSPFAASLKGQAPTPVKSNSTKMTDLWQSQDDFCNAFGGAASGVDGSVCFAGEPVTLNTTVPPSPPGGLCLEKIGNGSYLDMAAHPDGSNRAFFSNQQGKIWLATIPEVDSGKVLELDETNPFLDLTDEVHFDTQFGMMGIAFHPKFSQNGRFFASFNCDKQTWPGCAGRCSCNSDVDCDPSKLPSDSGSRPCQYQSVIAEFTANGTASQSSLAKTASAEEVRRIFTMGLPFTSHHGGQILFGPKDGYLYFMMGDGGGTGDAYNFAQNKKSLLGKIMRFDVDSTPSAEDISQLGLWGNYTIPKDNPYIEDKELQPEIWALGMRNPWRCSFDSARPSYFMCADVGQDHYEEVDIITKGGNYGWNLYEGAHPFAPPKSPGKNTSMSSINTIFPVMGYNHTEVNKNEGSASITGGYFYRSMSDPCMSGRYLFADLYAGAMWAGTESPENSGIFNTTEISFTCAGNSPINCAWVPGSSVPALGYIFSFGEDNNKDIYLLASSGVYRVVRPSRCKYTCAKENATDIGTPAPATSPPSAAVMLTGSYKNLVLLMLSFLLMVVS; via the exons CCGATTTGATGCTATGAATATTTCTGATTCTGGTTGTGCTTCTCTTGTAAAGTCAATCCTCTGCGCG AAATGTGATCAATTTTCAGCAGATCTCTTTAGTACTAGTTCTGCTCCTAGACAACTTCCTATACTGTGCAATTCCACAAATACAGCAAATTCTAAGCAAACTAGACAAGTTACGGATGACTTTTGCTCTAAAGTATGGACTACATGTCAAAATGTATCCATCATGAATTCTCCCTTTGCTGCTTCCTTGAAAGGTCAAGCTCCAACACCTGTAAAGTCCAATTCCACCAAGATGACAGATCTATGGCAATCACAAGACGATTTCTGTAATGCATTTGGAGGTGCTGCTTCTGGTGTTGATGGATCAGTATGCTTTGCTGGAGAACCTGTTACCTTAAATACAACTGTACCTCCAAGTCCTCCAGGCGGTTTGTGCCTCGAGAAAATAGGAAATGGTAGTTACCTCGACATGGCTGCTCATCCTGATGGCTCTAATCGTGCCTTTTTCTCGAATCAGCAAGGAAAAATATGGTTGGCTACCATTCCAGAAGTCGACTCTGGAAAGGTCTTAGAGCTTGATGAAACAAATCCTTTTCTGGATCTAACTGATGAAGTTCATTTTGACACTCAATTTGGTATGATGGGGATTGCATTTCATCCAAAATTTTCGCAGAATGGCCGTTTCTTTGCTTCGTTCAATTGCGATAAGCAAACATGGCCTGGATGTGCGGGAAGATGCTCTTGTAACTCGGATGTGGATTGTGATCCATCAAAACTACCTTCTGATAGTGGTTCACGGCCATGTCAATATCAATCAGTTATAGCAGAATTTACTGCTAATGGGACAGCATCCCAGTCTTCACTG GCAAAAACTGCCAGCGCGGAAGAAGTCAGAAGAATATTCACGATGGGCCTTCCTTTTACATCTCATCATGGAGGACAGATTCTTTTTGGACCTAAAGATGGTTATTTGTACTTCATGATGGGTGACGGCGGAGGTACAGGAGATGCTTACAATTTTGCTCAAAACAAGAAGTCATTGCTTGGAAAGATTATGAGATTTGATGTCGATAGCACACCAA GTGCTGAGGATATTAGCCAGCTTGGTTTATGGGGAAACTACACCATTCCAAAGGATAATCCTTATATTGAAGATAAAGAGTTGCAGCCAGAAATATGGGCACTAGGAATGCGAAATCCTTGGCGCTGCAGCTTTGATTCTGCAAGGCCATCTTATTTCATGTGCGCAGATGTAGGCCAG GATCATTATGAAGAGGTGGATATAATCACCAAGGGAGGAAACTATGGCTGGAATCTGTACGAGGGTGCCCATCCATTCGCTCCTCCAAAATCACCTGGAAAAAACACATCTATGAGCTCAATAAACACAATTTTCCCAGTCATGGGTTACAATCACACTGAAGTAAATAAGAACGAAGGATCAGCCTCAATCACTGGTGGATACTTCTATAGGTCCATGAGCGATCCTTGCATGTCCGGAAG GTATCTGTTTGCGGATTTATATGCAGGTGCAATGTGGGCAGGCACTGAAAGCCCTGAGAATAGTGGAATATTTAACACCACGGAAATTTCATTCACTTGTGCTGGGAATTCTCCGATAAATTGTGCCTGGGTTCCAGGAAGTTCAGTTCCAGCTCTGGGCTACATATTCTCATTTGGTGAGGATAACAATAAGGATATATACCTCCTCGCGAGCAGTGGCGTATACAGGGTTGTTCGTCCCAGTCGTTGCAAATACACTTGTGCAAAGGAAAATGCTACTGACATTGGCACACCAGCTCCTGCTACTTCCCCTCCTTCAGCAGCAGTTATGTTAACAGGTTCATACAAGAATTTAGTACTCCTCATGTTGTCCTTTTTGTTGATGGTGGTCAGTTGA